In Sphingopyxis macrogoltabida, the sequence GCCAAGCAAGCGTCAGCCCGGTCGACGCACGGACGAGCGGACCATAGCCCATGCGCCCGCTCCACGGCCCGGTGTCGCCGAAGGCCGAGCTTTCGGAAACGACGATCCGCGGGTTGATCGCGCGCAGTTCGGCTTCGCCGAGGCCCAGCTTCTCCATCGTGCCGGGTTTGAAATTCGAGCAGACGACGTCGGCCTGTTTGACGAGGTCGAGGAACAATGCGCGCCCGGCCTCGCTGCGCAGGTCCAACCCCAGGCTGCGCTTGTTACGATGGCCGGCCGCGAAGCTGACCGACATGCCATGCTCCAGATAGGATTGGCGGCTGCCGTCGGGGAAGGCCTGGCTTTCGATCTTGATCACATCGGCGCCGAAATCGCCGAGCAACCGCGCGCCCTCGGCGCCGACGACGATGACGCCAAGGTCGAGGACCTTGAGGTCGCCAAAGGGGGCGAGGGGAGGAACTTCGCTCGCCGCGGGAAAGGCGACGTCTTCCGGGGCAGAGAGCGGCCCCATACGCGCGCCGTCGATGGTCAGGAAGCCGTTGGGCAGCCGCGTTCCATCGCCGAGCGTCGCCACCGCCTCGCGCGCCGCCGCATGATCGCTGTCGAGAAACTCGCCGAGCGTCAGCACCGACGCGATCGGCACGCCATGCTCCTGCCCCTCGCGCTCGAGATCGACGCGATGCTTGTCGGCGAAGAAGCCTGCAATATAGGGAAGGAGGTCGGCCGACGCATAACGGTGCGACGTCCGGTCGAAATCGGGCGAGGCGAACTGCTCGGGCTCGCCCATCCAGCGGAACATGCCGCGCCACTGCCGCTTCGCGAGCAAACAGATTCGTACATAGCCGTCGGCGCAGCGCATGATCGGATATTGAAAACCGGCGCGCGGCCGATCGCGGAGCAGCAGCCCGACCGGCTTGCCCATCGTCGCGCTGCCATTGATGCCGAAGCCCGGATCGAGACCTTGTACCGCGCCGTCGAGCGCCGCGAAGTCGAAATGCGCGCCTGCGCCGCCGCTCAAGCTCCGATAGAGCGCGCCGAGCAGCGCAAAAACGGCCTGCGGGGCTGCGCATTGGTAAGCAAGATCGCCGGGCGGGATCAGCGGCTCGCGGCCGCGGATGCCCGAACGCGACAGCACGGCGGACAGCGCGTGAAGGACCGGGCCGGTCGCGCGCCAGTTCGCCAGCGGGCCGTTTTCGCCGAAGTCGCTGACGGACATGGTGACAAGCGCGGGTCGGTCGCGGCGCAGCGCAGCGAGGTCGATGCCCGCCGAACGATCGGCGATGACGATATGCGCTCGTTCGATGAGAGCGGAGGTTTCGGTCAGCGCTTCGACGTGAATCCGTTTGCCTGCTTGCGCGACGATTGTTTCCGCACCGCGATCCGCATCGGACGCGAAGCTGTCGACCTGCGCGCCCAGATCGGCAAGATAGCGTCCGATCATCGCCAGCGGACCGCGCACGCTTTCGACGATGCGAACGCCGGAAAGCGGTCGGTTGGACATGGACTTACCTTTCTGTTCGGCGCTCGGCCGGGCGCAAAATCGTCCGGCTGGGATCACGGGCGCTTGCCATATCCGGGCCGCGAAGAAAAGTTAATTAATCGACTAATTCGTTTTGCGGGCTCGGACCTTCTATGTTAGCGGCCCTGTCACGGAGAGCTGACGATGGACTTCACTTTCACCGACGACCAGCGTCAGTTGCGCGACGCGTTGCGCGGTTATCTGGCACGCAACAATGGATTTCCCGCGCGTACGGCGAGCGCCCGGAGTGCGTCGGGCTGGAGCGAATCGCTGTGGCGCGGGCTCGCCGACGATCTCGGTATCCTCGGCGTGCTCGTCGCCGAAGCAGCGGGCGGGGCCGGCGGCGATGCGGTCGACATGATGGTGGTGATGGAGGAACTGGGCGCCAACCTGCTTGTCGAGCCCTATCTTGAAACCGCAGTCATCGGCGCCTCGGCGCTGGGCGCCGCCGGAGGGCGCGAAGCCGAGCTGAAAGCGATCGCGAGCGGCAGCATGCGCGTTGCCTTTGCCTGGGCCGAGGCCGAAGCGCGCTTCGATCATATGCCGTACGATAGCGTCGCGTCGCGCACGGCCACCGGGTGGCGCCTCGACGGCGCCAAGGCGGTGGTGATCGCGGCACCGATCGCGACGCACTTTCTCGTCACGGCGCGCGCCGACGAGGAGCCGGCGCTGTTCCTCGTCGAAGCCGGTGCTGCCGGTATCTCGCTTACCGCTTTCCCGACTATCGACGGGCGCCGCGCGGCCGATATGCGCTTCGACGCCGTGGCGATACCCGAGAGCGCGCTCGTTGCGCGGGGCGCGGAAGCGATCGAGCGGTTATGCGATATCGCGACCGCGATGCTCGGCGCCGAAGCGCTTGGCGTGATGCGCGTGATGCTCGACGACACCATCGCCTTCACCCGCGAGCGCCGCCAGTTCGGGCAGGCGATCGCCACCTTTCAGGTGCTGCAGCACCGCATGGTCGACATGTATATGCAACTCGAGCTCGCAACTTCGGCTGTGTATCGTGCGGTGCTCAGTCTCGATGCCGCATCCGCCGAACGCGCGCGCGCCGTTTCGGCGATGAAGGTCACGGTCGCGGGCGCCTGTCGGTTCATCGGCCAGAATGCGATCCAGCTCCATGGCGGGATGGGCATGACCGACGAGGTCGCGGTGTCGCATTATTTCCGCCGCGCGACCGTCATCGAAAGCGAATTCGGATCGGCCGACTGGCACCGCCGCCGCTTCGCCAGCCTGTCGCGCGCGGCCTGAGGAGGGATAGATGGATATCGCCTGGAGCGCCGACGAAATCGCTTTTCGCGACGAAGTGCGCGCCTTTCTCGCCGACAAGCTCACCGACGACCTGCGCGCTAGCGGCGCGCATATGACAAGCGTTTATGCCGACCCCGATCATGCGCGGGCGTGGCAGGCGATCCTGCACGAAAAAGACTGGGTCGCGCCGTCCTGGCCGGTCGAGCATGGCGGCACCGGCTGGAGCCTCGCGCAGCGCTACATCTGGCAGCGCGAACGCATCGCCGCCGGCGCGCCGCCGGTCTCGCCGATGGGCGTGCAGATGTGCGGCCCGGCGATCATCGGGCATGGCAGCGCGGAGCAGAAGGCGTTTTTCCTGCCGCGCATGCTGTCGGGCGAGCATTTCTGGTGTCAGGGCTATTCGGAAACCGGCTCGGGCTCCGACCTCGCCAGCCTGCAATGCCGTGCCGAAGAGGATGGCGATCATCTGGTCGTCACCGGCCAGAAATTGTGGAGCACGCACGCGCATGCCGCGAACTGGGGCTTCTTCCTTGTCCGCACCGCGACGCTCGACCGGCCGCAAAAGGGGATCAGCTTTCTGCTGATCGACATGACTAGCCCCGGCATCACCGTCGTGCCGACGATCTCGCCCGCCGGCGAGAATATCCAGAACGAGATTTTCCTCGATAATGTGCGCGTGCCCAAGTCCAACGTCGTCGGCGCAATCGGCGACGGCTGGACCGTCGCCAAATATCTGCTCGAGTTCGAACGCGGCGGCGCCGCCTATGCGCCGGGGCTGCAGATCGATCTCGACGAAATCGAGCAATTCGCCAGCGCGTCGCGCGGCGACGATGGCGGACGTCTGATCGACGATGCCGCCTTCGCCGACGCCATGGCGCAGGCGCGGATCGACGTACTGGCACTCGAAATCTTCGAATTTCGCGCGATGAGCGATGCGGGGGCGGGCCGTTATCCGCATGCCATCCCCTCGCTGATGAAGATCCGCGGGACCGAATTACAACAGCGGATCACCGAACTGCGCCTGCTCGCCGCGGGACGTTATGGCATGGCTTATCAGCCGCAGGCCGGCGTGTCGGCCGGCCCCGTCCACTTTCCCCATGCGGAGGGCGGCTTTGCCGGGCCGCGCGAGGCCGCGATCGCGCCGATGCGCTACGTCAGCGAACGCGCCGCGTCGATCTATGCCGGGACCAACGAGATCCAGCGCAACATCATCGCCAAGATCATGGGCCTCTAACCCCTTTCGGAGAAACAAGATGACCGAAGTGCTCGCCGAACGTCGCGGCCATGTCCTGATCCTGACGATCAACCGGCCCGAGGCCCGCAACGCGGTGAACGCCGCCGTCCATGTCGGGCTTGGCGAAGGCCTCGAGCTGGCCGAGGCCGACCCCGAAATTCGCGCGGTGATCGTCACCGGCGCCGGCGATCAGGCCTTTTGTGCGGGCGCCGACCTCAAAGCGCTCTCGCGCGGCGAACGGCTGGAGCCAGAGGACAAGGCGCAGCGCGCGTGGGGTTTTGCAGGCTTTGTCCGGCATCCGATCGGCAAGCCGATCATCGCCGCGGTCAACGGCTTCGCGCTCGGCGGCGGCACCGAACTCGCGCTGGCGTCCGATATCGTCATCGCCGCCGACCATGCGCAATTCGGCCTGCCCGAGGTCAAGCGCGGCATCATTGCCGCGGCGGGCGGTGCTTTCCGCATCGTCCAGCAGCTCCCGCAAAAGGTCGCGATGCAGATATTGCTGACCGGAGAGCCGATTTCGGCGCAGCGCGCGCTCGACCTCGGCCTCGCCAACGAGGTGGTGCCGCTCGACCGGCTGATGGAGACCGCGCTCGATTTCGCCGATCGCATTGCGGTCAACGCCCCGCTCGCGGTGCAGGCGAGCAAGCGGATCGCGATGGGCATCGCCGAAGGGCGGATCGCCAGCGATGAGGATTTCTGGGAAGCGAACAAGCGCGAAACACGCCTCGTTTTCACGTCCGAGGATTCGCGCGAAGGCCCGCGGGCCTTTGCCGAAAAGCGCCAGCCCGTCTGGCAGGCTCGCTGAGGAAGCAGGTATGTCGGACGAGAATATCCCCATCATCGTCGGCGTCGGCCAGATCAACGATCGACCGGAAAACCCCGTGGACGGACACAGCCCGGTCGGCTTGATGGCCGAGGCCCTCCGGATCGCCGAAATGGATGCCGGAGGCGCGTTGCTTGCCGACGCCGATTATCTCGGCATCGTCCAGCAGATATCGTTCCGCGACATCCGCGACGCGCGCGACCCGCTGGCCCAGGAACTCGGCATCGCACCCGCGACGATGGTGCAAAGCGAAGGGCCGAACGGCGACAGTCCGGTCATGCTGCTCAACGAGGCGGCGAACCGGATCGGGGCCGGCGAATCCCGGATCGCGCTGGTCTGCGGTGCCGAGGCGCTGCGAACCGCGGCGGCGAGAGCGGCGGCACAGGAATCCGGTCGCCGCATCGACGCGACGCGCGAAGCAGCGCAGCGGCGCGAGCCGAGCTATGCCCAGCAATATGGGCTGGTGGCGCCGGTCGATGTGTATCCGCTTTACGAAAATGCGCTCCGTGCATCGCTCGGGCAAAGTTTCGCCGAGGCGCAGGCCGAGAGCGGGATGATCTGGTCGCTTTTTTCGGAGGTCGCGGCCGCCAATCCGAACGCCTGGCTTCGCAAGCCGGTCAGTGCCGACGAGGTGATCGCACCGTCGGAAAGCAACCGGCCGATCGCCTTCCCCTATAACAAGCTGATGGTCGCCAACGCTTCGGTCAACCAGGGCGCCGCCTTCATCGTGACGAGTGTTGCGGAGGCGCGCCGGCGCGGTATCGCGGAGGATCGCTGGATCTATGTCGGCAATGGCGCCGCCGCTCACGAACCGAACAGCCCGCTGCAGCGCGATCGTTACGACCATAGTGCGAGCATGGAGGTTTCGATCCGCCGGACCCTGGCGCTGAATGATGTCGACCCGTCGGGGCTAGACATCGTCGAATTGTACAGCTGTTTTCCCTGCATCCCGAAGCTCGCCCGCCGGATCATCGATTGGCCCGCCGAACGGCCAGCCACGGTCTTTGGCGGGCTGACCTTCGGCGGCGGGCCGATCGGCAACTATATGGGCCACGCCATTGCGAGCATGACCGATCGGTTGCGGGTGGATGGCGGCACGGGGCTGCTCTTTGCAAATGGCGGTTACGCGACGCACAATCACAGCATCGTGATCAGCAGCGAGCCGATCACCGCGGCCTCCTTTCCCCGCAGCTACGACTATCAGGAGGAGGCTGACGCGATGCGCGATGCAATTCCGGCGCTGGCGCGCGACTATCTGGGCGACGCGACCATCGAAAGCTACACGATCCTCTATCGGCGCGACGGATTGCCAAAGGCGGGCGTGGTTGTCGCCAGGACCCCGGCGGGCGAGCGGACGCTCGCCCATGTCCCACCCGGCGATGAAGCCGTGCTGCGCCGGCTGGCCGATGCGGAGGCGGATCCTGTCGGCGCCACCGGCCGGATCGTAGAGGGCGCGGCGCTTCGCGAATGGCGCTTTGCGTGATCGCGATCGGCAGGATTGAAGCGGAAGCGGCGCATCGCAGCCTCCTGACTGTTCAAAGCCGGGTAATGGTGGCATCTGTCGGCCTAATGCCGATAGGGAAAGGGATAAGTTTGCCCGCCAGCCAAGCCAGGAAGAAAAAGGGTCCGGGACGCCCGCTGACGCCGCTGATCACGCGCGAAACGGCGATCCTTGTGTCGATCGACCTGCTCGATCGCAAGGGGCTCGACGCGTTGACCGTGCAGGCGGTGGCGCGCGAACTGAACGTCCAGGCGCCGTCGCTCTATTATCATTTCAAGAATCGCGACGAGCTGCTCCACATGATCGCCAGGACCTTGCTGGTCGAGGTGGGGCAGGGCGAAAAGCCGGGCTCGTCATGGGAGGAGCGGGTGATCGATCTCGCGGTCGCGACGCGGCGCGTGATGTTGAACCATGCGCATGCCGGGCCGTTGATGCTACGCTTCTTCCCGCGCGAACTGATGCTCGGTGCCTATGAACGCGGACTGTCGGACTGCCCTTATCCGCCCGAGCATCACCTTGCGGTTCTCGAGGCGCTCGAAAAGCTGACCTATGGCAAGTCGCTTTTCGACG encodes:
- a CDS encoding CaiB/BaiF CoA-transferase family protein; this encodes MSNRPLSGVRIVESVRGPLAMIGRYLADLGAQVDSFASDADRGAETIVAQAGKRIHVEALTETSALIERAHIVIADRSAGIDLAALRRDRPALVTMSVSDFGENGPLANWRATGPVLHALSAVLSRSGIRGREPLIPPGDLAYQCAAPQAVFALLGALYRSLSGGAGAHFDFAALDGAVQGLDPGFGINGSATMGKPVGLLLRDRPRAGFQYPIMRCADGYVRICLLAKRQWRGMFRWMGEPEQFASPDFDRTSHRYASADLLPYIAGFFADKHRVDLEREGQEHGVPIASVLTLGEFLDSDHAAAREAVATLGDGTRLPNGFLTIDGARMGPLSAPEDVAFPAASEVPPLAPFGDLKVLDLGVIVVGAEGARLLGDFGADVIKIESQAFPDGSRQSYLEHGMSVSFAAGHRNKRSLGLDLRSEAGRALFLDLVKQADVVCSNFKPGTMEKLGLGEAELRAINPRIVVSESSAFGDTGPWSGRMGYGPLVRASTGLTLAWRYPDDPQSFSDSITVYPDHVAGRICAIGVAALLIRRLRTGLGGVAKVAQSEVMIGHFAADVVRGTPAGGAPTDWPWAAYRTAGDDEWCVITVESDADWARLCDTIGYVEGTAFDTAAKRLAARGAIDERIEAWLADRTPYEAAEMLQAAGIAAAPMLRLSELPDFPYYRERGFYRIEGHPWLQEDVFGDAYIARTSDLPAPPPRPAPLSGEQSAEVIADWLGVDPAGIDALKDNAVLEPLAELTRQQAEAHMASREPVTATGHPK
- a CDS encoding acyl-CoA dehydrogenase family protein codes for the protein MDFTFTDDQRQLRDALRGYLARNNGFPARTASARSASGWSESLWRGLADDLGILGVLVAEAAGGAGGDAVDMMVVMEELGANLLVEPYLETAVIGASALGAAGGREAELKAIASGSMRVAFAWAEAEARFDHMPYDSVASRTATGWRLDGAKAVVIAAPIATHFLVTARADEEPALFLVEAGAAGISLTAFPTIDGRRAADMRFDAVAIPESALVARGAEAIERLCDIATAMLGAEALGVMRVMLDDTIAFTRERRQFGQAIATFQVLQHRMVDMYMQLELATSAVYRAVLSLDAASAERARAVSAMKVTVAGACRFIGQNAIQLHGGMGMTDEVAVSHYFRRATVIESEFGSADWHRRRFASLSRAA
- a CDS encoding acyl-CoA dehydrogenase family protein, with amino-acid sequence MDIAWSADEIAFRDEVRAFLADKLTDDLRASGAHMTSVYADPDHARAWQAILHEKDWVAPSWPVEHGGTGWSLAQRYIWQRERIAAGAPPVSPMGVQMCGPAIIGHGSAEQKAFFLPRMLSGEHFWCQGYSETGSGSDLASLQCRAEEDGDHLVVTGQKLWSTHAHAANWGFFLVRTATLDRPQKGISFLLIDMTSPGITVVPTISPAGENIQNEIFLDNVRVPKSNVVGAIGDGWTVAKYLLEFERGGAAYAPGLQIDLDEIEQFASASRGDDGGRLIDDAAFADAMAQARIDVLALEIFEFRAMSDAGAGRYPHAIPSLMKIRGTELQQRITELRLLAAGRYGMAYQPQAGVSAGPVHFPHAEGGFAGPREAAIAPMRYVSERAASIYAGTNEIQRNIIAKIMGL
- a CDS encoding crotonase/enoyl-CoA hydratase family protein, which codes for MTEVLAERRGHVLILTINRPEARNAVNAAVHVGLGEGLELAEADPEIRAVIVTGAGDQAFCAGADLKALSRGERLEPEDKAQRAWGFAGFVRHPIGKPIIAAVNGFALGGGTELALASDIVIAADHAQFGLPEVKRGIIAAAGGAFRIVQQLPQKVAMQILLTGEPISAQRALDLGLANEVVPLDRLMETALDFADRIAVNAPLAVQASKRIAMGIAEGRIASDEDFWEANKRETRLVFTSEDSREGPRAFAEKRQPVWQAR
- a CDS encoding acetyl-CoA acetyltransferase, giving the protein MSDENIPIIVGVGQINDRPENPVDGHSPVGLMAEALRIAEMDAGGALLADADYLGIVQQISFRDIRDARDPLAQELGIAPATMVQSEGPNGDSPVMLLNEAANRIGAGESRIALVCGAEALRTAAARAAAQESGRRIDATREAAQRREPSYAQQYGLVAPVDVYPLYENALRASLGQSFAEAQAESGMIWSLFSEVAAANPNAWLRKPVSADEVIAPSESNRPIAFPYNKLMVANASVNQGAAFIVTSVAEARRRGIAEDRWIYVGNGAAAHEPNSPLQRDRYDHSASMEVSIRRTLALNDVDPSGLDIVELYSCFPCIPKLARRIIDWPAERPATVFGGLTFGGGPIGNYMGHAIASMTDRLRVDGGTGLLFANGGYATHNHSIVISSEPITAASFPRSYDYQEEADAMRDAIPALARDYLGDATIESYTILYRRDGLPKAGVVVARTPAGERTLAHVPPGDEAVLRRLADAEADPVGATGRIVEGAALREWRFA
- a CDS encoding TetR family transcriptional regulator, with translation MPASQARKKKGPGRPLTPLITRETAILVSIDLLDRKGLDALTVQAVARELNVQAPSLYYHFKNRDELLHMIARTLLVEVGQGEKPGSSWEERVIDLAVATRRVMLNHAHAGPLMLRFFPRELMLGAYERGLSDCPYPPEHHLAVLEALEKLTYGKSLFDAAAKAHDHAAMPPVDATRYPLLAAAIAKSPVSDEALFVETLQVLLDGFRFRYGQRGGTI